The Penaeus monodon isolate SGIC_2016 chromosome 6, NSTDA_Pmon_1, whole genome shotgun sequence genomic sequence GCTAAGTAGGCCCACcgtatcaataataacataatgcttTATAACGACCATCGTAATAGTACTGAATCAATGATACTTCTGTAACATTACGAACATTCCTTGTCTCTagattatcataactgttatgcTATATAGTTAAACAGAAATTGACACTGCGACTATGCCCTGTgcccatcattgctattattttgtaGAAGTGTAGCAACTTCAGCATAATTGTATTCggtatttctattactattactaccgtcatcattatatatcactgttactatgattactattaccTTCATTTTCATTGCAGTATTATTAGCTCAGTtgatttattatgtttttcatagTAATCACAACAGTATTATAATTGCCAGATTAATGCTGTAATGCTAgtagtaatataattgtaaacaGTAATACTAATGGTAGCAGTACATAAATGCCTAGGGTACTGATTCTAAATACACCTGTCAATGGAATTTCTGTAATCTCTGTCGAATAAAGTAAGGTTAGCCATAGACTGCATTGCTAATGGGTACCACTTTATCATCGGATGgctattaattaaattattaagttATATTTTCACACGTTTGTATTACTTCATATACAGGATATCGTTAGCATCTTATCTTAGTTCTTACAAAAAATGTGACtggaataatgaaatttaatattactttttttttactgtaacgaCCGATGCCATAACCATTACTGATTATATTGTACAGAatcatttcattttgttatttttacaaccATTGTTTGCTGAGTAGTTACTGATCTTAAATTTAGCGAAAAAAATATTAACGTTAAAGTGACTGACGATTCAGAATCTCTGGtacatttcatatttataatcatatctttACCAAGAAAGATGTCACCAAGATTAATCGCTTACACCCATATATCATATTTCCAAACTTCACATCACACGAAAGTCCGAGCAAGTACACACCTGCAGTACATCAGCCGAGATGGAAAATATCACGTGTTAAAATTATCTCTAAGATCgtttccccttccaaaaaaatGTGCACTACTTCCggcaacaaacacacatgcacgagtaacaggagagagagggagcacatGTATACCCCGCGGAATAAGGAACGGTTGTGCGAGGAAGAAAGATGCAACTGGTTTATATATTGGCCTACATTGTTTGCCAGACGATAACCTGGCGGAGAGGTACGGTGGCCGAGGTCAGTGTGTCTGCTTTGTTTtcgcctcctttctttctcttcttcttcttccttcgtttggtatttgttattttcccttcctttacaaATCCTTTGGGGATTTTCTTTTACTAACCCGATGGAAACGAAAATATTTTGGGGTTGGCGTCTGGAAATGAAGACAACAGTATGTTGAACGAGACGGGTTTTCGAAAGCCCCGCCCAGaatctgagggagggagggaggtacagGGTTAGAGGGGGATGACAGGGatgtaaaagaggaaggggagggtacagaaagagaggagggggagataatggagggaaaagggatggtAAACGAGGTGAAGATGAGAGGCttagaggaggtgaaggagatggggagggtagGTAGGGGAAGGCAGAGAAGGTATATGGGGAGGAGCGGAaggcagaggtggaggaggggaggggaagttacaggaggagaggataaaggaACTGATTGGGAAAAGTAGGGGAAGACAaaagtgagtgagggaaggagagggcacaggaggggaaggggaatgcaaaggtgaaggaggggagtgaaggcaatggaatggaagagaatgcagaaggagggggagaggagggcataagaagcaaaagaaggggaagaggagggtacaAGAGaacaaaaaggaggaaggggctatacaaaaagagaagggggaaggatgcaaaaggagaaggggaggggagggtgtaggaggaGTCTaggtggtgaaggagggggaggcggaggagtgggagagtagagatggggaaggagggggaggtaaggtaaCGAATGGGGcagggagtaagagaaggagaggcggagggggaagaGTCATGTAGAAGATTCCACcgatcttcactttttttttctttttttctttttttttttttcattgtgtttttgCGTGAGTCGGATGCATCTCCACATAAAAAGGGcgacaaaaaatacttttttttctactttttctaatCGTAGTGCCGGGGGAGGGATGACGTGAACTTTTCTGTTGCGGGAATCGAAAGCTCAGATGAAGGAGGCCAAACATATCCTACACCAAAAAGATGGACGTAAACAACTATGTCCAATTATTATTGAGAAAATTGCTGACTGCTTTGTgggagatttaaaagaaaaaaaaagtttatcatgaaaagacagaggaaaagtGGGTGAAACCAGGTATCTTTTGGTCGAAAGGGTAAATGCTCAAACATTTGCAATTGATATGGTAAAGGAAGGTTAAAGGTATGTTCGATATTTAAGCGTATGTTCACGTACATATGATCGTGGGTGTGTTTACATGCGCTCAGCCATGTGCTTAACCTTAGCGTACTAGCGTACTATCTATCAGTTATCATTTCAAGACTTTAATAATTTTACCTATGTTTTCATGATTTACGTCCTGATTGCTTAGGAACCCGTAACGTGATTGATTGATCTAGCAACCCATTTTCCCAGATTCTATAATGACATTTCGCGATTCATCAACCGGTTGTTGTAAGATCCTATAATAACAGCTCATGATTCGTGGTTTCACAGGAATGTTAACTCAAGCGTCTTTGCAGGTCACACTTCACAGGGAGCTGCAAGTCAGAACAAGGTCACGGTCGTCTGTCTTGTCGTTCGAGGTCAGAGTGGTGACTGGAAGGAATCTTGGGAGAAGTTGCCTGGCGACGGCCTTCTGGGGCGCCCTGCTGAAGGGGGTTGCATTTAGGGCGGAGATGCAAGCATACggcaaaaatgcatacatacacacacatatatatacatacatatatacagtatatgtatgtataagattatgtgtgtgtgtgtgtgtgtgtgtatgtatgtatgtatgcattttttctatgtacactcacacacacacacatacacacacacacacacacacacacacacacacacacacacacacacacacacacacacacacacacacacagatatatattagatatatatatatattttatatatatatatatatatatatatatatatatatattgtttgtgtgtgtgtgtgctgtgtgtgtgtgtgtgtgtgtgtgtgtgtgttatgtatgtatgtatgtatgtatatatatatatatatatatatatatatatatatatatatatatatatatatatattgtatgtatatattacatatatatgtgtatataacacgcatatatacatatatgtatatgtatacacatacatacatatatacacagaaacatacacgtatatctatatatatatatatatatatgtatatatatatatatattctgtgtgtgtgtgtgtgtgtatatatatatatatatactatatatatatatatatgtatgtatttatatatacattctctctctctctctctctctctctctctctctctctctctctctctctctctctctctctctctctctctcctctctctctctctctctctctctctctctctctctctctctctctctctctctctctctctctctctctctctctctctctctctctctctctctctctctctctctttctctctgtatatctacgTATTCGTAAGCTTCACCTGCCCTAAATTCCACATGAAAAGAAAGATTTCggtcgaaaaaaaaagtcagggaaaaacgaaaaaatggctAAGACCAAACTTTCCAAAAGCAAAAACGTTTCGGTAAATTGAAAGCGCCTGGAACAAgcacgtttcccccccccctccccatcttttttgtcttgtattttttccaagttcgttttctcttctccgtcttcttcttcaccttcgacttttttttctatctttctcttcttcgtcttcttcatcttcgactctttttttttttcttttatctttctctctctctctatctattgttttttgtttctttttcgaaAACTGCTTTCTCTTGCATCTAATTTTTTggggtcattgttttttttttcgtttttcttttttttgtgtgtggggggaagcttatgattttataaaaaaaaaaaaatacaaaagaagatTTGAAGAAAACGAGAATCAGGAAGAAAATTTTCAATCTCAAGAAGAtgcttttcgtatttttttcctcctttttcttttttcttttcttttttttattcaaatttcacaATGTTTAATCTCTGGTATAACGCTCACGAGATCACCTGCTTGTTAAATGTGACTGCCTGAGAGGAATGAAAGTAGCTGTCTGATTTGTTTGTTGGTGATCGCACGTCATCCCGTGATGTCGGGGGCTGTGAGTTCTTGTCCAGATCGctactctttccttttctctttcccgacgttttcttttcctcccatctctctctctctctctctctctctctctctctctctctctctctctctctctctctctctctctccctctctcctcctccctctctctcttctctcctctctctctctccttctctctctctctctctctctctctctctctctctctctctctctctctctctcttctctctctctctcttctctctcctctccttccctccctcctcttcccttccctcctccccttccttcctccctttctccctctttctctctccctccctctttttcgctccctctctctctctctatctctctatccttcaatctatttatttgtatacgtATCTTCTTTTCCAGTAAGGTGAGCAGCTCTTGCAAATCATGTCAATTCACGTTTGCCATTAGtgacatgacatttttttttcttttcttttttttttgtaatgacatctttttctctattatttttttaggggacaGAGTTGGTAGTCATCGCCCATTGATTTTCGGTTGTGAAAATTTGTGAAAAGTATGAAATATGACAGATACAGATACCGGTAAACATgatgacagagaaatacagagagaagaagaggagagagggagagcgagagaaaaagagcgagagagtaagagagagagaagagaaatggcgagagagaaagagagagagagaaagagagagaggggggtgagggagagagagggggggtaagggagagagaggggggtgagggagagagggaggggggagtgagggagagagaggcggggtgagggaggaagcgagagagagagagagggggaaaggaagggaagaggaagggagggaaaaagagagagaaggagagggggtggagagaagaaagggatagagagagagagagggagagagagagagagagagggatagagagagaggggggataaagagagagagagagaggagagagagagagagagagagagaggtagagagagaggataagagagaggagaggagagagagaggggagggataaagagagaaggagaggagagagagagagagagagagggaggatagagaagagaaagagagagagagagaggggataaagagagagggggataaagagagagggggagggatagagagagagagagggaggaatatatatagagagagggagggaaagagagggagagagagagagagagaggagagagagagagagagagagagagagagagagagagagagataaaaggtagAGAAACAGAGACCTAGAAATggaggagaggcagacagacagacagacagacagagagacagacagacagacagacagacagaataaacagaagaagagagacaggggagaggggaaacagtCCGACCTCACGACCACAAAATTCCAGTCAACCTAAATTTCAGGGAGACGGTCGGTTGGAAGATTCAAGGCGCTGGTTTCTTCGGCCTTTGGGTAAATCGGTTAGCGGAAACTTCATTATTTACTGCTCTGGACTTTTGTGATCAAGAATTGTTTGAaagttatataaaacaaacactaatACGTATGCGTGCTTGTGTGAAATTCTAGGATagatgtgtatgcacacacgcacactcacacgcacacgcacacacacacgcacacgcacccatacgcacacacgcacacgcacgcgcgcacacacacacacacacacacacacacacacactcacacaaacacacacatacacatacacacacacacatgcacatacatgtgtgtatgtatgtatatatgtatatgtatatatatataatatacatgaatacacacacacacacacacacacacacacacacacacacacacacacacacacacacacacacacacaaatatatatatatatatatatatatatatatatatatatatatatatatatatatatatatatatatacattcattattagcattacagtaaatttaaaacattatagTTTAACCTTAGCCTAACGCATTCCCCTCACTAACGTGTTTGGAAACTGCACATctacttaatattaatattgtttcctTTACACGCCAAGGAGATCAAATTCCATGAAGGGATCATTGGTTTAATAAATTTGGGGACTCGTGTTGTAAATTTGACACATCCTTTACAGCATTCAATTTTATtccatttcagatttcgaaaaAGAGTCGACCTAACGTTAATAGTGaaatatgagtagatagataaaatcagATCTAcacaaataaaacgaataaatgaaATATGGATATCAAACGGTTCCAAAAAATAGATGAAcggataaaactaataataatgacatcattaACACGTAATCTTGCTGAcagtaaaatgaataatgaataataaaagcaatatgaataatgataataataaaaccgataacaacgataataaaatcaataaaacatattacgaaaatttattttttaaaaattcaaaattcgaAGCAACGGTCGGCGACGCGTCTCTTTTTGGCGCCAAAGTCAGTCTCGTTCCGTCGGCCGCCGCGACAAGacgctttttttcgacttccgTGAAACGCCGAAAAGCCTtgccaaataaaagggaaagaaaaaatcagtGGTCTTCTCTTTGTGAATTAGATGGAGGTAAatgcatttcttgtttttttttttaatgggttgaAGAAGGAGTCGCAGggaaattgtgattttttttttattttttttaaccggtAGCTTCTGGAACCAACGATGATtttccgatttttctttttttttttcttatcattcattGGCAGCGATGGTTGAAGTCAATTTAATGTTGGATAAAGCTTGCCCAGACTGAATGAAAACCGACtgattttcgtttcgtttccGTGAAGTCGGATGAATTTCGTGTCGGTGTCGGTCAGGTTAGCGGCCGGGCGGATTCCTCAGGGCCTCGTGCCCGGGAGCGCCCTGGGCCTCCGGGCAGAAGGGCGGCGGGCATGGGGCacgggcagggcagggcagggcgtCTCGTGCCCGGGAGCGCCCTGGGCCTCCTCGGGCATGAGGGCGGTGGCCGGGCGGGCACGGGCAGGGCGGGGTCGGGCAAGGGAGGCGGAACGAGGCGATTTCTTCCGAATGGTTGGCGGTGCCTTCTCAGGGACggaacctttttctttcttgaagAAAAAGCACCGCGAGTTTCTCACAGCGGAAGATGAGTGCTTGTATGACAGTAACTGACTGTCACTCAGCGCATCGAAAAGTAGTCTCGTGCGAGCCGAATCTAACCTCaccgttaggttaggttcggcTCCCGCGCGCCGAGAGCTCTCCTTCCAAGGCGAAGCCGTAACGCACTCGCCGTGTCCCTCCAGCAGGCCATGACGAGCGGGACGCGCTTCCTCCTGGCGGCGGCGACGCTGCTGGCGACGCTTCCCCCGGGCGACGGCCAGGCCAGAGCCGGGCGCCGGCGACGGCTGGCTTTTCCCCCTGTCGCCGCTCCACGCCTGGGAGGATTCCGACGACGCGTCGACGTCGACGAGCGGCTGGGAGACGAGCGGCGTCCTGTCCAGCGCCCCCGACGCCGAGAGCAGCGACCTCGAGAGCAGCGACCTCGAGGGCCGCTCGGGGACCGGGTTCGCCGAGCACTACGACCAGGACCTCGACGCGCCCCCGGACGACAGCGCCCTCTATGCCGACGACGACGCGGGCCAAGGCTACTGCTTCCCGGACGAGGCCGGGCCGCACGCGGGGCTCGCCACCATGACGCCCTACAGCTGGGCGCGCGCGCACAACCTGTCCGCCGCGAAGGTCACTCCGGAAGGTGAGTCTCGTCGCTTCCTTCAGTCTGCCCTTCCGATCTGTCTCCGTCTAGGCCGCTTATTCTCGCTCCCCTTGCCTCTCCACTGTTTTGTCTATCtcactatttctttctccctctttctgcccccccctctctctctatctatctatctatatgtatatatatatatatatatatatatatatatatatatatatatatatatatacatatataatatatttgtgtatgtttatactgcgcacacacactaacactaacacaaccacacacactagtactaacgcacacacacactaacactaacgcacacacacactaacactaacgcacacacacactaacactaacgcacacacacacactaacactaacgcacacacacactaacactaacgcacacacacactaacactaacgcacacacactaacactaacactaacgcacacacacacactaacacacacactaacactaacgcaaacacacactaacacacacacactaaccactaactcacacacacactaacactaacgcacacacactcacactaacactaacgcacacacacactaacactaacgcaaacacacactaacactaacgcatacacactcacactaacactaacgcacacacactaacactaacactaacgcaCACAACactaacgcaaacacacactaacactaaagcacacacacactaacactaacgcacacacacactaacacacctaCATGTGGCCGCGTGTCTGTTCTACTTCAGCATAATCCCATCTTAACTCTGAACCCCAGGGTGCCGCCCTGTCCAGCTGTGGCACCTGATCCGCCACGGCAGCCGCAGTATGCACAGGATGGACTTCATGAAGATGGAGACCCAGCTGCCCATCCTCAAGAGGAAAATTCTAGCGGCTCACTCTTTAGGCAGCGGTAGGGAGTTCTTTTTACAAAATGTGAATGGAATTAACCAATACAGGAGTGAAATAAtgcgataataaaaaaatgcgaaCGATTAAAGTGGAATATTTTTATTCAGTGCGCCTCATTTTGTTCATTCGACTATCTTTCCTTACGAAACGCTCTAGTGTTACTGTCTTGGTTGTGATTATGTTGATTCCTGTAGTTTCTCGGAGAAATTATCATTAAGAACGTTAGTCAATGTTTCTCTTTTTGATAGAACAGGTCTATATTGAttctgcctccccccttctctctctctctctctctctctctctctctctctctctctctctctctctctctctctctctctctctctctctctctctgtcagtcagtcataAACTCAGTACCTCTATCTCACTCGCTCTTCCTTTGTACGCATATATGACTATGCTGCTTCTTCATGGCAGGCGAACTGTGCACCCAGGACCTGGCCCTGATCCGCGGCTGGAAACTCAAAGACATGGACAAGGGCAAGGCAGGCACGCTCACCCCGGAAGGGAGAGCCGAGGTGGAGGGCATCGCGTCCAGGTTCAAGGCTGCGTTCCCCGACCTGGTCTACAAGCGGTACAGCATCTCAAAAACTGCCGCGGAGAACGTTCGACAACAACCTGGCGAAGGAACCAAGGTtggtctttctatctttctctctgtctctatatctctcgcCGTAGGTTGGCAATTGCCTTGTACCttgatagacacatacacatatatatgtatataatgtacatgtatatgtacgcacTGTACATGTAAATGTAGACAGACAAAtggtattttttctaattttaaaggggggggggtgttaactGTGCTCTGAAGTACACGGCTTCACATGTGACAAGGATCccagagaaataatgtatgaaaatattgttataaataagtTATCTCACAATTTGGTAAACAGTATATTGatactatttaaaaatatattggatATTTTTATCCTGTGTCGTTCCCATTCTGTCTGTCGATGTAACTGGCTGCCTGCCCTCTTCTCCAGGTTGCCTTTGCGCCTTCCCGCCAGACCTACGAAAGCGCCGTGAGCTACCTCGAGGCTCTGTACGGCCGCCAGTGGGGTCACGTCGGCCTCCCCGTGAGAGGCTCTCAAAGCTTGCAGGTAAACCATATAACTCTTCATTTATCTATAACCGTGACTATTGGAGACTGTGATTATGAGCTTTTTTGGGTGGACATATGTAAGCTAGTTGACATAAACAGTTGAgcttttagaaataaataaatgaacaaaaagtaAGGTCTGATTAATGATTGCATGTCACTCCCATGTCTTCTCATCGCCCCTGCCTATATGATTTACGTTTATTCGACCTTGCAGTACTACGACTACTGCAAGAATTACATCAACAAAGTGGTGGCTCTGAAAAAGAAGAGCAAACCCTTTCATATCTTCACCAAAGGGAAGTCTATGGAAGCCGTCATGGACAGGGTCTCCAGACGAACTGGTGTTACCGTCAACTTAAGtaagtattgtgtgtttgtgtgcgtgttaatACCTTGATGATATTGTGGATAGTCACATATTAAAGTAATGTATCATTCTTTTCCTGCAACCAataagtttttagtttttttttttttttcgtatacatTTCATAATTCCACAAATAAACTTCGTATAGAGTTCCGTGTCTGTTTAAATGACTTCCTTTAGTATTTCCTCACACCTCCAATGTTTCTCCTCAGCCAAACTCCGCACCATGTACAACGCCTGTCGGTACCAGAAGGCATGGGCTCCGCAGGATCCGTCCCCGTGGTGCGTCGTCTTCACCCCAAGCGATCTTCAGGTGACCTGACCATGATCAACATTATTTCACTAAttgcaatttctttattttctgtgcaTCTaataacatccccccccctctctctctctctctctctccctgtgtgtacacacatacaaatatgcatatatatatatatatatatatatatatatagatatatatatgtatatatgatatagatatatatataataatttagtaataatatatataatatatatatatatatatatatatatatatatatatatatatatatatatatatatatatatatatatatatatatatatatatatctttctcgctCCAaggctctctcactctcttgctcctctctctctcttacatgtacatatatatagatagatagaaaaagccAAACTGATTGTTTGCTTTTAGGTTCTGGAATACTGGGAAGACCTTCGGATACACCACGACCACGGTTACGCTCACTCAATTAACTACAAGCAGGCCTGTATTTTTGGCAACGATATCTTCCTCCATTTCCGGTAACGTACTGAATTTGTCTTTTtcgaaaataaatgtatattgtatttttgggTCCTGTGTAACGCAAATCCCAAACGAACCAAATTTTAATTAGCTAACGATCTGAATATTTCCAGAAACCGGATTGAATCTGGGGTCACTAATACCGACTCTACAACGTACTTCGTGAATATGGAAGCATTTGTGCCGGTGAGTAATATATGCTTTCATGCTCTGGAAACATGCGAACAAGGGTGAAAGTGATCGTTTATTCTTTTAATACCGGACAGGTAATTGATCTTTCATTTGTTCCCTTCGCAGTTCATGGCACTGTTGGGTTTATTCAAGGACCCCGAGCCACTCACGAGTGAAGTTGCTAACCCGGATCGTGTGTGGAAAACGTCCAAGTTCGCTGGGTATGGAAGTAACCTAGGGTTCCTCCTCTCGACTTGTGGAAACGACAGGTAAGGatgtatttaatatatcttatgaTAACGCTTTTCTTTGTGGTAAGTCAGTAATTGGATTCTCCTATTTTATGTTTGCTTCATTAATGTGATGCATATAAGTATTGagatcttttctctatcttttttcagtGCCAGTTGGTGGATAACCGCCATTCTCAACGAAGAGAAGATCAAGTTGCCAGGCTGCGAAACTAGCTTGGGTTGCCCCTGGGAGAGGTTTGTAAGCGAGTACGATTTCCTTGAAGACTGTGACTTCACTCGCCTCTGTGGACGTTATTCAGGCAAGTGCTTTATCTTTACATTCACATAAAATACATTTTGGTAGTTTGTGAAATGGTTCATATATTTTTGAGACTCGGCAGTTAAGACTTAATGACGTCTCTATTTCCTTCCAGATAAACTGTGGCGGTCGCAGCACTGGCGTTTATCCTACATCATGCACAACTGGATGTAAGGGGACCGGTTAGGCCGTGCGAAGaaagctgttttctttttcaacattTCATTGAATAATGGATATTGGAGGATTTGTTTTAGTTCATGCAGTTATTACTAACTAGAGGGAGGCTCTgatttctttcactttttgtgAAGCTCAGTGTTAGAGGTTCATTGTTAATTccaagatttattttcttttatgtgtagTTGAATGACAAAGGTGAACCGTTAATTTCAAGATGTAATgtgaaaaaggtataaggaatACATATGTGCCAATATTCACCCTGTGTTTTTCTTATGGTATTTCCTTGCATATGTTTCTTAAATCATATATTTACTTTACCAACTTCTTTTCTACCTCTCTCGATCTCTGGACTAGTCTCTTCTTGTGGCGACTTGGAAGGCAAAGAAGCCTTTCCCTCACTCTACACTCttttagattaatatttttatctatttttcattattttgattctATACAagtaagaacaagagagaaaatctACCATTGAAGAATACGAAAATCAATCACAATTCCCCAAAATAAGTCAGGTTATTGCCTTTTCGCATATGGAATGCAGAATCTATTGAAGTTATTCTGTTACTACCCTAATGCCATTTTGATGGCAACACTTATTGACATTATTTTgtcaattgcaattattatgcacATATTACACGGGCATACATCCACATtcaaattgatataaatatacacatgtatgtatatacatataaatgtgtatatataaatatatatatatatatatatatatatatatatatatatatatatatatatatatatatatatatatattatatatatatatatatatatcgtgtatgtaatatatagtgtactatagcatatgtatatatatataatatatatatatatatatatatatgtgtgtgtgtgtgtgtatataa encodes the following:
- the LOC119574443 gene encoding multiple inositol polyphosphate phosphatase 1-like, with the protein product MTPYSWARAHNLSAAKVTPEGCRPVQLWHLIRHGSRSMHRMDFMKMETQLPILKRKILAAHSLGSGELCTQDLALIRGWKLKDMDKGKAGTLTPEGRAEVEGIASRFKAAFPDLVYKRYSISKTAAENVRQQPGEGTKVAFAPSRQTYESAVSYLEALYGRQWGHVGLPVRGSQSLQYYDYCKNYINKVVALKKKSKPFHIFTKGKSMEAVMDRVSRRTGVTVNLTKLRTMYNACRYQKAWAPQDPSPWCVVFTPSDLQVLEYWEDLRIHHDHGYAHSINYKQACIFGNDIFLHFRNRIESGVTNTDSTTYFVNMEAFVPFMALLGLFKDPEPLTSEVANPDRVWKTSKFAGYGSNLGFLLSTCGNDSASWWITAILNEEKIKLPGCETSLGCPWERFVSEYDFLEDCDFTRLCGRYSDKLWRSQHWRLSYIMHNWM